The Marinilongibacter aquaticus genome has a window encoding:
- a CDS encoding prohibitin family protein: MNVLMILGLVAIVVSLVVNNPASPVQRYAKLIRIAGVVLLVLGFFMKAVVQINPGQVGVQAIFGKVKDEILPSGLNVVNPLAVVREFDIKTQNYTMSGINDEGVKGGDDAIRALSADGLEVTIDLTVLYRIIPQSAPAIYRELGTNYRDVIVRPIARTRIRDLAANYEAVSLYSSRREEFQGKIFEAIDRDFKERGLVLEQLLVRNITLPESVKRAIESKINAEQEAQKMTFVLQKEKQEAERKRVEAQGIADYQKIITSTLTDRQLKYEAIKAQKELAESDNAKIVILGSGKDGNILINP, translated from the coding sequence ATGAACGTGTTAATGATTTTAGGGCTGGTTGCCATTGTCGTAAGTTTGGTGGTCAACAATCCGGCTTCTCCAGTGCAACGTTATGCAAAGCTTATTCGAATAGCCGGCGTGGTGCTGTTGGTATTGGGCTTTTTCATGAAAGCTGTGGTGCAAATCAATCCTGGGCAGGTGGGTGTGCAAGCCATTTTTGGGAAAGTGAAAGACGAGATTTTACCCAGTGGCTTGAATGTCGTGAACCCTTTGGCTGTGGTGAGAGAGTTCGACATCAAAACGCAAAACTATACCATGAGCGGCATAAACGATGAAGGCGTGAAAGGCGGTGATGACGCCATTCGGGCTCTTTCGGCAGACGGCCTGGAAGTGACCATCGACCTTACCGTGCTTTATCGCATTATTCCGCAAAGTGCACCTGCAATTTACCGCGAGTTGGGCACGAACTACCGCGATGTGATCGTGCGTCCAATTGCCCGTACGCGAATTCGTGACTTGGCTGCCAATTATGAGGCCGTGTCGCTTTATTCTTCGCGAAGAGAAGAGTTTCAAGGTAAAATTTTCGAAGCTATAGACCGGGATTTTAAAGAGCGAGGTTTGGTTTTGGAGCAATTGTTGGTGAGAAACATCACTTTGCCCGAATCGGTAAAAAGAGCAATTGAATCGAAAATCAATGCTGAGCAAGAAGCCCAAAAAATGACTTTTGTATTGCAAAAGGAGAAACAAGAGGCGGAAAGAAAACGTGTAGAGGCACAAGGTATAGCCGATTATCAAAAGATTATCACATCGACTTTGACAGACAGGCAGTTGAAATACGAGGCCATAAAGGCCCAGAAGGAATTGGCCGAATCTGACAATGCAAAAATTGTGATTCTCGGTTCGGGAAAGGACGGAAATATTCTGATTAATCCTTAA
- a CDS encoding heme-binding domain-containing protein: protein MIKKILIALLLVFVIIQFIRPEKNESSELSPNDITQVHNVPEGVKSIMAKACNDCHSNNTQYPWYNSIQPVAWYLEEHVEDGKRHFNFSEFGSYEPWRAYHKLEELIEEVEEGKMPMDEYTWMHKEAVLTEAEKGELIDWAKGIRAEMKADTTLDLQRPPRPAK from the coding sequence ATGATCAAGAAAATTTTGATAGCCCTACTGTTGGTCTTTGTGATCATCCAGTTTATTCGCCCCGAAAAAAATGAATCTTCGGAATTGTCTCCAAACGATATCACGCAGGTGCACAATGTGCCCGAGGGTGTGAAGAGCATTATGGCCAAAGCCTGTAATGACTGCCACAGCAACAATACCCAATATCCTTGGTACAATTCGATCCAGCCTGTCGCGTGGTACTTGGAAGAGCACGTGGAAGATGGCAAAAGACATTTCAATTTCTCGGAATTTGGAAGCTACGAGCCTTGGAGAGCGTATCATAAATTGGAGGAATTGATCGAGGAAGTGGAGGAAGGGAAAATGCCCATGGATGAATACACATGGATGCACAAAGAAGCGGTCTTGACCGAAGCCGAAAAAGGTGAATTGATCGATTGGGCGAAGGGCATTCGTGCGGAAATGAAAGCGGATACCACTTTGGATCTTCAGCGTCCACCGCGTCCAGCAAAATAA
- a CDS encoding arsenate reductase, with protein MAYRLYGIPNCDTVKKARKWLDEKGVNYEFHNYKTEGIDKNKIENWTEQVELKVILNKASTTFRALSDEEKASADDKVKAIELMQTNPSMIKRPVFEKDGKVLRVGFRERTYDDVL; from the coding sequence ATGGCGTACAGACTTTACGGAATTCCGAATTGTGACACAGTGAAAAAGGCGAGGAAATGGCTGGATGAGAAAGGAGTGAACTATGAATTTCACAATTATAAAACCGAAGGGATAGATAAAAATAAAATCGAGAATTGGACTGAGCAGGTGGAATTGAAAGTGATTCTGAACAAAGCGAGTACGACATTTCGTGCCCTTTCAGATGAAGAAAAGGCATCGGCCGATGATAAGGTGAAGGCCATTGAATTGATGCAAACGAACCCATCGATGATCAAAAGGCCTGTATTCGAAAAGGATGGAAAAGTATTGCGGGTGGGTTTCAGAGAACGTACATACGATGATGTCCTTTGA
- a CDS encoding thioredoxin family protein, with protein MIKKTYSSFALHCLSFALFFFALGCNSKGQTEVDTNKVTWQADFHEAQAKAKAESKLFFVECFSPTCSHCQAVEPFFSKEEVAKMYNSNFVNYKLDVTNADQVKFINERGIWLPSFPMFLFFDGEGKLVHQTGAEPNLTSILGNAETALDPEKRASSFPKRFADGESSLNFLSDLANYGRVTKDTLMTLKAAERLFEVYPKEKIGSAESWSLTKKAVNDIDNGFAKYWFNHMEKAQEYETEEGHPAGSAANILGGILQNSMFSSRGQNYDVAKIHLVKEYMEKIGVGQYADNNTWEMEAKALIRENRLPEALAIGQRTVDNFKNNPGAIVYITGVLSDHYPGVGFVGTGKKWLAQAFPAISQNNVKAEYYLQMAKLNKKAGETNDAKANAQQAVELGGGNPKFQAFLNGL; from the coding sequence ATGATCAAAAAAACATACTCAAGCTTCGCACTGCATTGCCTTTCATTTGCCTTATTTTTCTTCGCTTTGGGCTGCAACTCCAAAGGACAGACAGAAGTAGACACAAACAAAGTAACCTGGCAAGCCGACTTCCACGAAGCTCAGGCCAAGGCCAAAGCCGAAAGCAAGTTGTTTTTCGTCGAATGCTTTTCACCCACTTGCTCGCATTGCCAAGCAGTAGAGCCTTTCTTCAGCAAGGAAGAAGTGGCCAAAATGTACAACAGCAATTTTGTCAATTACAAATTGGATGTCACCAATGCCGACCAAGTGAAGTTCATCAACGAAAGGGGCATATGGCTACCCAGCTTTCCCATGTTTCTCTTCTTCGATGGCGAAGGCAAATTGGTGCACCAAACTGGTGCAGAACCGAACCTTACATCCATTCTCGGGAATGCTGAAACAGCTCTAGACCCCGAAAAACGAGCATCAAGTTTTCCCAAAAGATTTGCCGACGGCGAAAGCTCCTTGAATTTCCTCTCGGACCTAGCGAATTACGGACGTGTCACCAAAGACACCTTGATGACCTTGAAAGCAGCAGAAAGACTCTTCGAAGTGTATCCGAAAGAAAAAATAGGCTCGGCCGAAAGCTGGTCCTTAACGAAAAAAGCCGTAAACGACATCGACAATGGTTTTGCCAAATATTGGTTCAACCATATGGAAAAAGCACAAGAATACGAGACAGAAGAAGGACATCCCGCGGGCAGTGCGGCCAATATTTTGGGCGGAATATTGCAAAATTCAATGTTCAGCAGCCGCGGCCAAAACTACGACGTGGCCAAAATCCACTTGGTTAAAGAATACATGGAAAAAATTGGGGTAGGGCAATACGCCGACAACAATACATGGGAAATGGAAGCCAAAGCTCTTATTCGTGAAAATCGATTGCCAGAAGCTTTAGCCATTGGACAAAGAACCGTCGACAATTTCAAAAACAACCCTGGAGCAATCGTTTACATTACCGGAGTGCTCAGCGATCATTATCCGGGAGTCGGTTTTGTGGGCACAGGGAAAAAGTGGCTGGCACAGGCTTTCCCTGCCATTAGTCAGAACAACGTAAAGGCCGAATATTATCTCCAAATGGCCAAACTCAATAAAAAGGCTGGCGAAACAAATGACGCCAAAGCAAACGCTCAGCAAGCTGTAGAGTTGGGCGGTGGAAATCCAAAATTCCAAGCTTTTCTGAATGGCCTTTAA
- a CDS encoding gliding motility lipoprotein GldH — translation MNNRYLNLTFGLFALASVVFGCGQSAVYKDLQDCENGEWAIADVKRFEFEILDASKSYRINYLLRNAEQYPFYNIYLKSWLKDSTGKSMKSGMEELILFDEKTGKPLGDGLGDLFDHRFAASQYKVVRFPSAGKYSFEIQQNMRPDPLVGLLSVGIEVLDNTVPKEE, via the coding sequence ATGAACAACAGATATCTTAATTTGACCTTTGGTTTGTTTGCCTTGGCGTCTGTTGTTTTTGGCTGTGGGCAATCGGCGGTATATAAAGATTTGCAGGACTGCGAAAATGGAGAGTGGGCCATTGCCGATGTAAAGCGGTTTGAATTCGAGATTTTGGATGCCAGTAAATCTTATCGTATCAACTATTTACTTCGAAATGCCGAGCAGTATCCCTTTTACAATATTTACCTGAAAAGTTGGCTAAAAGACTCGACAGGGAAAAGCATGAAATCGGGAATGGAAGAGTTGATTCTGTTCGACGAAAAGACGGGAAAACCGCTGGGCGATGGCCTCGGCGATTTGTTTGATCACCGATTCGCTGCCAGCCAATATAAAGTAGTTCGGTTTCCTTCTGCTGGAAAATACAGTTTTGAAATTCAGCAAAATATGCGTCCAGATCCTTTAGTAGGGCTTCTTTCGGTAGGTATCGAAGTTTTGGACAATACCGTACCGAAAGAAGAATAA
- a CDS encoding PSP1 domain-containing protein, whose translation MACGQCATGGCGNVKALPSEGKTNYKTSGCGSGGCATGCTKLNTFDWLSDMDVPASMRFHIVEVKFKGGRKGYFKNTQNLNLNTGDFVACEMQSGYHIGTVSLQGELVRLQMLKKNIKEDEEVTRILRVATERDLEKHQQAVNRDLPTMYRVRELVKEMDLNMKLSDVEYQSDNSKATFYYSADDRVDFRELIKILAGEFRIRVEMRQISLRQEAARLGGIGSCGRELCCSTWLTNFKSIPTAAARYQNLSLNPAKLSGQCGRLKCCLNYELETYVDALRDIPKVNKPLLTEKGEAFLQKTDIFRRMMWFSFANDSNWYSITCEQVVLVLEMNKDGKRPVSLEDLNLLEAVVDDKQSINSELDKLDKKLNKNRRQTKKKKKRRGPRNGESGEQPNPSPKVEARAEGGTKPERPKARRAPSQTRAKANTNTAAATNASAESSGPSTEQPAKRRRPNKKRRNNNNNNRNRPKKSDEQQIS comes from the coding sequence ATGGCGTGTGGACAATGTGCCACTGGGGGCTGTGGGAACGTGAAAGCACTACCTTCAGAGGGCAAAACGAACTATAAAACAAGTGGTTGTGGAAGTGGCGGATGTGCCACAGGTTGCACCAAATTAAATACCTTCGACTGGCTGTCCGATATGGATGTGCCTGCTTCAATGCGGTTTCATATTGTCGAGGTGAAGTTCAAAGGGGGCCGAAAAGGCTATTTCAAGAATACGCAAAATCTGAACCTGAACACAGGTGATTTTGTGGCCTGCGAAATGCAAAGCGGATACCATATCGGTACCGTCTCTTTGCAAGGCGAGCTTGTTCGCTTGCAGATGCTGAAAAAGAACATCAAAGAAGATGAGGAGGTGACCCGTATTTTAAGGGTGGCCACCGAACGTGATTTGGAAAAGCACCAGCAGGCTGTGAACCGCGATTTGCCCACAATGTATCGTGTGCGTGAATTGGTGAAAGAGATGGACCTGAACATGAAGCTTTCGGATGTGGAATACCAATCCGACAATTCGAAGGCCACCTTTTACTATTCGGCCGACGATCGCGTGGATTTCCGCGAATTGATCAAAATATTGGCCGGAGAGTTTCGCATCCGTGTAGAAATGCGGCAGATTAGCCTGCGACAGGAAGCCGCCAGATTGGGCGGAATTGGCTCGTGCGGGCGAGAACTGTGTTGTTCTACTTGGCTCACCAATTTTAAATCCATTCCGACTGCCGCGGCTCGTTATCAGAATCTCTCTTTGAACCCTGCAAAATTATCGGGACAATGCGGCAGGTTGAAATGCTGTTTGAATTACGAACTCGAAACCTATGTCGACGCCCTTCGGGATATTCCCAAGGTGAATAAGCCTCTTTTGACAGAGAAAGGCGAAGCCTTTTTGCAGAAAACCGATATCTTCCGCAGAATGATGTGGTTTAGCTTTGCCAACGATTCCAATTGGTATAGCATTACTTGTGAGCAGGTTGTGTTGGTTTTGGAGATGAACAAAGATGGCAAAAGGCCAGTTAGTTTGGAAGACCTCAATTTGCTCGAAGCCGTGGTCGACGACAAGCAATCCATTAATTCGGAATTGGATAAGCTCGACAAAAAGCTGAACAAAAACCGTAGGCAAACCAAGAAAAAGAAAAAACGCCGTGGGCCGAGAAATGGCGAATCTGGCGAGCAGCCGAATCCTTCGCCCAAGGTCGAAGCACGGGCAGAAGGCGGGACCAAACCAGAAAGGCCAAAGGCAAGACGGGCCCCATCTCAAACAAGAGCAAAGGCCAATACAAATACCGCAGCAGCTACTAATGCTTCAGCAGAATCTAGTGGGCCTTCAACCGAGCAACCGGCCAAAAGGCGTCGTCCGAACAAGAAGAGAAGAAACAACAACAACAACAACCGAAACAGACCGAAGAAAAGTGATGAACAACAGATATCTTAA
- the purD gene encoding phosphoribosylamine--glycine ligase — translation MNILVIGSGGREHAISWKLAQSERCDKLFVAPGNAGTASFAQNVEVGVTDFQGIKQLVLSEKIDLVVVGPEAPLVEGIVDFFKSDADLQSVLILGPDSEGAKLEGSKDFSKAFMQKHNVPTAFSKTFTKETALEGLAYLDTQEGPYVLKADGLAAGKGVIITESREEAKEQLKAMLLDAKFGEASAKVLVEQFLSGIELSVFVLSDGKNYVILPEAKDYKRIGEGDTGLNTGGMGAVSPVPFADAAFMQKVDEQVVKPTMAGLQSEGIDYKGFIFIGLMNMDGEPYVIEYNVRMGDPETEVVFPRIESDVLDLFEAATKGQLNQESLEINPKTAVTSVVVAGGYPEAYKKGDEMAFPEEMEGRFMFHAGTVLKEGKVLTNGGRVMALTGMADTLELAVEKSQALASEVKFNDKYYRKDIGQDLLALIQK, via the coding sequence ATGAATATATTGGTGATTGGTTCGGGCGGTAGAGAGCATGCAATTTCTTGGAAACTGGCTCAATCAGAGCGTTGTGACAAATTGTTTGTGGCTCCTGGTAATGCCGGTACTGCATCATTTGCCCAGAATGTGGAAGTGGGTGTGACCGACTTTCAAGGGATAAAGCAACTTGTTCTTTCCGAAAAAATAGATTTGGTGGTGGTAGGCCCTGAGGCTCCGTTGGTAGAGGGTATTGTAGATTTTTTCAAAAGCGATGCCGATTTGCAATCGGTTTTGATTCTCGGGCCAGACTCTGAAGGAGCAAAACTTGAAGGCAGTAAAGACTTTTCGAAGGCTTTCATGCAAAAGCACAATGTGCCTACGGCTTTTTCGAAAACATTTACAAAAGAAACGGCCTTAGAAGGCTTGGCGTATCTCGATACACAAGAGGGGCCTTACGTACTCAAAGCCGATGGTTTGGCGGCGGGTAAAGGGGTAATCATTACCGAAAGCCGAGAAGAAGCCAAAGAGCAATTGAAAGCCATGCTTTTGGATGCCAAATTTGGCGAGGCCAGTGCCAAGGTCTTGGTCGAGCAATTTTTAAGCGGCATCGAATTGTCTGTTTTTGTCTTGAGCGACGGCAAAAACTATGTCATTTTGCCCGAGGCCAAGGATTATAAACGTATTGGGGAAGGCGATACCGGATTGAATACCGGAGGAATGGGAGCCGTTTCTCCAGTGCCTTTTGCCGATGCTGCTTTCATGCAGAAGGTAGATGAGCAAGTGGTAAAACCCACTATGGCGGGCTTGCAAAGTGAAGGGATTGATTACAAGGGCTTCATTTTTATCGGTTTGATGAATATGGATGGCGAACCCTACGTGATCGAGTACAATGTACGTATGGGGGATCCGGAGACGGAAGTTGTTTTTCCGAGAATAGAATCGGACGTGCTTGATTTGTTTGAAGCGGCAACCAAAGGCCAGTTGAATCAGGAAAGCTTGGAGATTAACCCCAAAACAGCCGTGACTTCGGTGGTTGTAGCCGGAGGCTACCCCGAAGCCTACAAGAAAGGCGATGAGATGGCATTTCCGGAAGAAATGGAAGGGCGTTTTATGTTTCATGCGGGCACGGTTTTGAAAGAAGGCAAGGTGCTGACCAACGGTGGCCGGGTAATGGCCCTGACTGGAATGGCCGACACTTTGGAGCTTGCGGTGGAGAAATCACAAGCTTTAGCTTCGGAAGTGAAGTTCAACGATAAGTACTATCGTAAGGATATTGGTCAAGACTTACTGGCTTTGATCCAAAAATGA
- a CDS encoding phosphotransferase enzyme family protein: MSLDRELELAIRFFLPDEEIIEARPFGEGLINHTYLIKGQTNYLLQEINSQVFKTPENIDQNICAVGDYLARTNPDYTFINPIKNPEGQTLAKLNNRYWRMSPFLENTYSPNVLKSSPEAFQAAKAFGALTKNLNGLDISALSETIPDFHNLNFRVEQFKSALANGNKDRIEQAAELIEAFEAQLSIDQTFSQIVTDKLLPKRIQHHDTKINNVLFDKSSKTAKAVCDLDTLMPGYFISDLGDMIRTYTSAEGEESTEWAGVNVRVDFYKALMEGYLSETSNILTQAEKSLLFYAGEFMIFMQGIRFLSDFIEDDKYYQTKYATHNFNRAKNQLILLEDLQSKKEQLLEIIEGLI, from the coding sequence ATGTCTTTGGATCGAGAACTTGAGTTGGCCATCCGATTTTTCCTGCCCGACGAAGAAATAATAGAAGCAAGGCCTTTTGGCGAGGGTCTAATCAATCACACCTACCTGATTAAGGGTCAAACGAATTACCTTTTACAGGAAATCAACTCCCAAGTTTTCAAAACGCCAGAAAACATCGATCAAAATATTTGTGCGGTGGGCGATTACCTGGCCAGAACCAATCCAGATTATACCTTTATCAATCCGATAAAAAATCCGGAAGGGCAAACATTGGCCAAACTGAACAACCGCTATTGGCGAATGAGCCCCTTTTTGGAAAACACGTATAGTCCCAACGTGCTGAAAAGTAGTCCCGAAGCTTTCCAAGCTGCCAAAGCTTTTGGTGCCTTAACCAAGAACCTGAATGGACTCGACATTTCTGCACTGAGCGAAACCATTCCCGATTTCCACAATCTCAACTTCCGTGTCGAACAATTCAAATCGGCCTTGGCGAACGGAAACAAAGACAGAATTGAACAAGCCGCCGAACTTATTGAGGCCTTCGAGGCTCAACTGTCTATCGATCAGACTTTTAGCCAAATTGTAACAGACAAATTGTTGCCCAAGCGTATTCAGCACCACGATACGAAAATAAACAATGTGCTTTTCGACAAAAGCAGCAAAACGGCCAAAGCGGTATGCGATTTGGATACGCTTATGCCGGGCTATTTCATCTCCGATCTTGGCGATATGATTCGCACTTATACCTCTGCTGAAGGGGAAGAAAGTACAGAATGGGCGGGGGTAAATGTGCGAGTAGATTTTTACAAAGCCTTAATGGAAGGTTATCTCTCCGAAACTTCGAATATTCTTACGCAAGCCGAAAAAAGCTTGCTTTTCTATGCCGGCGAGTTCATGATTTTCATGCAAGGCATTCGATTTTTGAGCGATTTCATAGAGGACGATAAATATTACCAAACCAAGTACGCGACGCACAATTTCAATAGAGCGAAAAATCAACTGATACTGTTGGAAGATTTGCAAAGCAAAAAAGAGCAATTGCTTGAAATAATAGAAGGCCTCATTTAA
- a CDS encoding glycerate kinase translates to MHILIAPDSFKGSLSALSVAENLAKGISQANRLAKIELHPMADGGEGSLDVLNSILDAEELKMFAKDAMFKSITAKYLRKGDTAFVEMAEASGLQHLRPSQRNPEFATSYGTGQLIKHAVKNGCKEVYLFVGGTATNDGAMGIAQALGYKFFDKSGQELLTIGESLQHLESIQRPESPLDFRLYVVSDVKNPLYGPNGAAYVYARQKGADEEMIERLDRGLRNFAAVIKRDLGVSVDELEGGGAAGGTPAGCKAFFGAQILPGIQTIIELTGLAEKVEKADLVISGEGMLDQQTFSGKVVQGVSQLVQEKGKRLWAVSGQSALQESEIQEMGIEKLFTLLEKAGSVERAMNEAAEVLLAIGEEIGEGLK, encoded by the coding sequence ATGCATATTCTCATTGCTCCCGACTCTTTCAAGGGAAGCCTTTCTGCTCTTTCGGTCGCCGAAAATTTGGCCAAAGGCATTAGCCAAGCGAACAGATTGGCCAAAATTGAGTTACATCCTATGGCCGATGGAGGAGAAGGTTCTTTGGATGTTTTGAACTCGATTTTGGATGCGGAAGAATTGAAAATGTTTGCCAAAGATGCGATGTTCAAAAGCATTACGGCCAAGTATCTCCGAAAAGGGGATACGGCCTTTGTCGAAATGGCCGAAGCGTCTGGTTTGCAACATTTGCGGCCTTCGCAGCGAAATCCCGAATTTGCTACATCCTACGGTACCGGGCAGCTGATCAAGCACGCGGTGAAGAATGGCTGCAAAGAGGTGTACCTTTTTGTGGGAGGCACGGCCACAAACGACGGTGCAATGGGCATTGCTCAGGCTCTGGGCTATAAGTTTTTCGACAAAAGCGGGCAGGAGTTGTTGACTATTGGCGAAAGTTTACAGCATCTGGAGAGTATACAAAGACCTGAAAGCCCCTTGGATTTTCGCTTGTATGTAGTGAGCGATGTGAAAAATCCGCTCTACGGGCCAAACGGAGCCGCGTATGTATATGCACGACAGAAAGGTGCGGATGAAGAGATGATCGAAAGGCTCGACCGTGGTTTAAGGAATTTTGCCGCGGTAATAAAAAGGGATTTGGGCGTTTCGGTCGATGAGCTTGAAGGCGGCGGTGCTGCTGGAGGAACACCCGCTGGATGCAAGGCTTTTTTCGGAGCCCAGATTTTACCCGGTATTCAGACCATTATTGAATTGACCGGTTTGGCAGAAAAGGTGGAAAAGGCAGATCTTGTGATTTCGGGTGAAGGAATGCTGGATCAGCAAACCTTTTCTGGAAAAGTTGTGCAAGGTGTTTCGCAATTGGTTCAGGAAAAGGGAAAGCGGCTTTGGGCTGTTAGCGGCCAAAGTGCTTTGCAAGAAAGCGAAATTCAAGAAATGGGTATTGAAAAGCTTTTTACGCTTTTGGAGAAAGCGGGTTCGGTGGAGCGAGCGATGAACGAAGCCGCCGAGGTATTGTTGGCTATCGGCGAAGAAATTGGAGAAGGCCTTAAATGA
- a CDS encoding phosphoheptose isomerase: MSLDFNQNADKSTVFEAVEIFLKEENFTIVNKDDSRPWGGFFVLDENQAEAFIARFFAHLTMKNFEGFEKLSPKILIVAPNKRLSWQYHHRRAEIWKLIGGVAGVVISDTDEETGLKNLQVDDVVELECGQRHRLVGTSGYGIVAEIWQHTDKTNPSDESDIVRVQDDFGR, encoded by the coding sequence ATGTCTCTAGATTTTAATCAGAATGCAGACAAATCGACTGTGTTCGAAGCCGTGGAAATTTTTTTAAAAGAAGAAAACTTTACGATTGTCAATAAAGACGATTCCCGTCCTTGGGGTGGTTTTTTTGTCCTTGATGAAAACCAAGCCGAGGCTTTTATCGCCCGTTTTTTTGCTCACTTGACCATGAAAAATTTTGAAGGCTTTGAGAAATTGAGCCCTAAAATTCTCATTGTGGCACCCAATAAGCGTTTGTCTTGGCAGTACCATCACAGACGTGCCGAAATTTGGAAACTGATTGGCGGTGTGGCCGGTGTTGTCATTTCAGACACAGACGAAGAAACGGGTCTGAAAAACTTACAAGTAGACGATGTAGTCGAATTGGAGTGCGGACAAAGACACCGATTGGTGGGTACTTCAGGATACGGCATTGTGGCCGAAATTTGGCAACATACCGATAAAACCAACCCTTCCGACGAATCGGATATCGTGCGTGTCCAAGACGATTTCGGGCGTTAA
- a CDS encoding n-acetylglutamate synthase has product MSLDFNSRRFRTQANVEHGETSPETIFHYSQEGEIITAQYAGGAIVKGQLLGQFVAENEVELVYHQINLEGELLTGKCLTKVEVLADGRYRLHEEWQWTCGLHQSGVSTVEEF; this is encoded by the coding sequence ATGAGTTTAGATTTCAATTCGCGTCGATTTCGTACACAGGCCAATGTAGAGCATGGGGAAACATCGCCCGAAACGATTTTTCATTACAGTCAGGAGGGGGAAATCATAACCGCTCAATATGCGGGCGGTGCGATTGTAAAAGGGCAGCTTCTGGGCCAATTCGTGGCGGAAAATGAAGTGGAGCTGGTGTATCATCAGATCAATTTGGAGGGAGAACTCTTGACGGGAAAATGCTTGACAAAGGTAGAGGTCTTGGCCGATGGCCGTTATCGCTTGCATGAAGAGTGGCAGTGGACTTGCGGTTTGCACCAAAGCGGTGTGTCGACGGTCGAAGAGTTTTAG
- a CDS encoding acetylxylan esterase, with product MSKKKPETPFSSGISLFFFQEVKRHFAKETFNGILVFLSLLCAFELAAQAPPSKPWVEVMVSPNHADWAYKLGEEVEFNVHVLHNNEPLEGLTIHYTLGPERMPPVLQNDVLISKGGVKVLGGTLNTPGFLRCTVQVEYQGKTYTGWATAAFEPEAIVPFVKEPKDFDSFWAEALAENKALPLDTKMILLPERCTDKVNVYEVSLQNWKPGARLYGILCVPKEPGKYPAVLKVPGAGIRPYAGDVAFAEDGIISLEIGIHGISVTMPQKNYDDLLAKWHNQYWNVNNNDRDRYYYKRVFMGCIRANDFLCALPQWDGKNLGVMGSSQGGALSFVTAALDKRVTAAAPIHPAMCDMPAYLEGRAGGWPHFLQSEKEWEKASHADVLSTLAYYDVVNFAKRIKVPVWLSFGFNDTTCPPTSVYAAYNSLKTQKELFLAIESSHWVFPEQLQAQRDWVSKQLKK from the coding sequence ATGTCTAAAAAAAAGCCTGAAACGCCCTTTTCTAGCGGTATAAGCTTGTTTTTCTTCCAAGAAGTAAAACGGCATTTTGCAAAAGAAACCTTCAATGGTATTCTTGTTTTTTTGTCGTTGCTTTGTGCTTTTGAGCTAGCCGCACAAGCCCCACCTTCGAAGCCTTGGGTCGAGGTTATGGTGTCTCCAAATCATGCAGATTGGGCCTACAAATTGGGAGAAGAAGTGGAATTTAATGTACATGTATTGCACAACAATGAACCGCTGGAAGGACTTACAATTCATTATACATTGGGGCCCGAGCGTATGCCGCCCGTGCTGCAAAATGATGTACTCATTTCCAAAGGAGGTGTGAAGGTTTTGGGTGGAACTTTGAATACGCCTGGTTTCTTAAGATGTACCGTGCAGGTTGAATACCAGGGCAAAACGTATACTGGTTGGGCCACGGCGGCTTTTGAGCCCGAAGCAATAGTGCCCTTTGTGAAAGAGCCCAAAGATTTCGATAGTTTTTGGGCCGAAGCCTTAGCCGAAAACAAGGCTTTGCCATTGGATACCAAAATGATTTTGCTTCCAGAACGCTGTACGGATAAGGTCAATGTATACGAAGTGAGTCTGCAAAACTGGAAACCCGGTGCCCGACTTTACGGAATTTTGTGCGTACCGAAGGAGCCGGGTAAATATCCCGCAGTGCTGAAAGTGCCCGGTGCGGGTATTCGGCCTTATGCAGGCGATGTGGCTTTTGCCGAAGACGGGATAATCAGTTTGGAAATCGGTATTCATGGCATATCGGTGACCATGCCGCAAAAAAATTACGACGACCTTTTGGCCAAATGGCACAATCAATATTGGAATGTAAACAACAACGACCGTGACCGTTATTATTACAAGCGGGTGTTTATGGGCTGTATTCGAGCCAATGATTTTCTGTGTGCTCTGCCGCAATGGGATGGCAAAAACCTTGGAGTGATGGGCAGTAGCCAAGGTGGGGCTTTGTCTTTCGTGACCGCCGCTTTGGATAAACGCGTGACGGCCGCTGCACCGATTCATCCCGCCATGTGCGATATGCCCGCTTACCTCGAGGGCCGTGCGGGCGGTTGGCCCCATTTTCTTCAGAGCGAAAAGGAATGGGAAAAGGCAAGCCATGCGGATGTGCTGAGCACATTGGCCTATTACGACGTGGTGAATTTCGCCAAGCGGATCAAAGTGCCGGTTTGGCTTTCGTTCGGTTTTAACGACACCACTTGTCCTCCCACTTCGGTTTATGCGGCCTACAACAGCCTGAAAACGCAAAAGGAGCTCTTTTTGGCCATAGAAAGTTCGCATTGGGTTTTTCCCGAACAATTGCAAGCACAAAGAGATTGGGTGAGTAAACAGTTGAAAAAATGA